tttttttttttttttttttgtatcttttattagtatatttatgtagcatgtatatttttggatttgttttatatatgcatatatatatatatttttttttaacattatttttgcattgtaattttttttttcatgttTAGTACAAAATTCTGGGAAATTGAATTTTTTGAAGCATTTGTGCAAAAATTTtctgaaaaaattttatataacttAATTTGAAtcattaaaatgaaaaaaataaaaaatataaaggtAAATATAAtggaatataataaaagtgatgattttttataaattattattattttattttacctttttttactaatttaaaaatttttattctaaATTTTTGGTTATccataatttattatttttcatctGATTGTCTTATCACGTAATTAACaacaaaattattatcatttttataaaattttttattcattgatttttcctttttttatatttatttcttctattgcaattatttttttttgcatttgctctttttttattttatatatttattttattttatttatttattttttttttttttgtgtgtaCTTTTTTCCACtgtttttcttctttttatgCCTTCAAAAaaatcttaatttttttaattcttttttgtatagtattacattttttgtgttttttttttataactctCCGCATTCTATGATAGTAATAGGAATTTTAggtttataaatatatggaGTGACTGAtacattttctattttttttaataaaattaaagaatcATTATCTATAATTCTACCAAAAACAACATTTTTTCCATCTAGCCATTCGCATTTTTTtgtaatgataaaaaattgaCATCCGTTCGTATTAGGACCACTATTAGCCATACTTAATAATCCTTCCTTATCATGCTTTATATCAAAATTTTCATCTTCGAAATTTTCTCCGTAAATACTTAAACTCCCACTCCCGTTGTAATTTACAAAATCTCCTCCTTGAATcataaattcttttattacTCTATGAAATGTAGTATTTTTGTAACCAACAggtaaattatttattttatattcacCAGTGCAAAATTGCCTAAAATTTTCGCTTGTTTTAGGAacaatattttgaaataattcAAACTTAAACCTTCCTAAAAGGTGGTTACCTAAGTTTACATCCATGAATACAACTGGATTTGATACATTTGTTAATAAATTTGATAAATAATATGGAACAAtactattttcttcatttccTTCTAAATTCAGttgatcattttttttatttgagttattttcattatctttattatttttattacctttcatttttaattatttaaagtatataacatatataagtatatatttttacatttttcggtttttattatgatgcaagaaatattttttctaaaatgaAAACTTTTTCAaagaaaacattttttttttcaaaaataatataattaaaattatttttttttgaaataaaataattcgtatattaattttttatttaataattttcttaatttgtttatatattttatttatttattttttttttatcgttTCTGGTCGTTTTTGAATCGCtcatattaatttaaaaaaaaaaaaatattatggaaatgaatttttttttatacaatataaaaatatgaagtcatatttctttttccaTATAATTGATTAAaatcttaaatttttaataaatatttttatttatttatttaaatttattttaacttAGAAGATTTCTTTAAAATGTGTTCAATAAACACACTTCtattgtaatttttataccgttattcttttttgtatttcattcgtttttttttttttttgtaataagattttagtttttaatttaaaataaaaattttaaaataattttttaatattaaacaCATATAAACAAGGgaatataaaataacattTCTATTATTggttaaagaaaaaattatataataattatttttgaattaaatttaaatgcaAATTATTAAGaattaacatttcttttagTTAAAGATTAaaagttataatttttttatcaaatatattttcattttcattttcattttttttttttttgtttttttttttatttttattattttatttttgtttttgtttttgttattGTTTTTGTTATTGTtattgtttttgtttttgtttttgtacttatttttttattttggtTTTTGTCTTGTCTTGTTTTGCTtttgtttttcatttttttatttgttttttttttataaatgataaagaaaaaaagagatgATTCgatataacataaataataatgaaatgcCAAAAGAggtatttaataaaaatactaatAAAAACCAATCACAATTATATACTGTATCTAAGCttacttttaataatttagaaaaaaaaaaaaacaaaatttatgaaaaagataACAAAAATGCAATTCTTGttagtaaaattaaatttaataaaagagaATCAGTATCaggagaagaaaaaaatgtaaaatatattaaaaaaaataaggaagTTACAACATCAAATCAAATAAATAGAActgataattttattaatactcCAGAAAATgtgaaaacaaaaaatgttAGTAGAGATAAATCgtataatatagaaaaaaaagtaaatgagCATACTCAATTATGTagtgaaaatgataataataataataataataacataatACCTACTtcaaatatgaataatttattaaattttattgattTAAAAAACAGTTCGTatctaattaaaaataatatttttgatttaaaaGAAGGTAAAATTCCAATTTGTGAATTAggcaaaaaaatttataaaaaaagtgaacTTTTgtctaatttaaaaaaaattgataattcATCAAAAATAAGTggaaaacaaaataaaaaaatagtatgtgagttaaaaatgaaaactaatgaagataattacatgaaagaagaaaacaaatatataagaaatgAGAGTAGTTTTGATAGTTGTAACAATTATATAACATATCaaggaaataataataataataatatagataCCAATAATATTTGTATAAGACAAGGTAAGTttacaaataatataaattatgatgaaaaaaaaaagaaaaatgatgaatattattttattaaaaaaagtgatatatcatctaatatattaaatgaaaaaaatattagagttaaattaaaagataaagtaactacaaaaaataattcaaattacTTATATATGAACGACAATAATAACAAGAATTATTCTTATAAGAATATGAGCAATAGGAAAAACTGcaataacaaaataaatacaaGTTCTTTTGagcataaaaaattaaatgaaactAAGGTATTTTTTccagataaaaataatctagaaaaaaaaaaaaaaaaaaaattagaattgaataaaaatgttaatataaaaagtaagTATATGACAAAGGTACCAAAGCAGATAAATTATGAAGTAAATAAAATGGGTAAGAAAAATTTGATTAgaaattattcaaaaaaaaaaagtgcagttaataaaaaattacatgTAAAAAACAGTGAgaatattaacaaaaaaaagggTAATATACAAATTAATTTGACTAATATCTTACAAACATATAAGAACAGTTTAGAAAGAagagaaaaaggaaaagataTAAAAGTTAATAATATTGTAAAAGATtgcatttataaaaaaaaagatatttttaataattttattaataaaaaaataaaagataataatgtTGAGGATTATACatatgtaaaatataattttaataatgatgaactaagtaaaaaagataa
The Plasmodium relictum strain SGS1 genome assembly, chromosome: 1 DNA segment above includes these coding regions:
- the CYP24 gene encoding peptidyl-prolyl cis-trans isomerase, putative → MKGNKNNKDNENNSNKKNDQLNLEGNEENSIVPYYLSNLLTNVSNPVVFMDVNLGNHLLGRFKFELFQNIVPKTSENFRQFCTGEYKINNLPVGYKNTTFHRVIKEFMIQGGDFVNYNGSGSLSIYGENFEDENFDIKHDKEGLLSMANSGPNTNGCQFFIITKKCEWLDGKNVVFGRIIDNDSLILLKKIENVSVTPYIYKPKIPITIIECGEL